The following are encoded together in the Anoplopoma fimbria isolate UVic2021 breed Golden Eagle Sablefish chromosome 9, Afim_UVic_2022, whole genome shotgun sequence genome:
- the zgc:174863 gene encoding junctional adhesion molecule A — protein MASISVLLIFSVISISIGNANAGDFLSVKCKAENLGQYGGQTLLECVIKTTYDDTEIRVVLWKNGSHPLLIFNKGETSVQEPGYLFAEPSWNFRNMNVSLLIANTTVEHEGSYTCTVMTDRGSGETSTSLKVSAKYNKPTITIPETITMNSEGNLTCFTDGGYPKADLRWFDEHNTELTKDSQMMTSTKGDLFQLSSKLVVKQGSSVSKYTCVVFNATGGKEEETTVEVQDMTNPRNEGLGKDKDPTSKIVAPVVVIGSLIVGLLFALLIYRRRSQRDHCPVDTSDDKEGDPNCTDNFA, from the exons ATGGCCTCAATTAGTGTTCTCCTTATTTTCTCTGTCATCTCCATCAGCATAGGAAATGCAAATGCAG GAGACTTTTTGAGTGTGAAATGCAAGGCTGAAAACCTGGGGCAGTATGGCGGTCAGACGCTGCTGGAATGTGTCATCAAAACCACATACGACGACACAGAAATCAGGGTGGTCCTCTGGAAGAACGGCTCGCATCCCTTACTGATTTTCAACAAAGGGGAGACTTCAGTGCAGGAACCTGGCTATTTGTTTGCAGAGCCGTCCTGGAATTTCAGAAACATGAATGTATCCCTGCTCATTGCCAACACCACAGTGGAGCACGAGGGGAGTTATACATGCACGGTGATGACAGACCGCGGTAGTGGCGAAACCTCCACCAGCCTTAAAGTCTCAG CCAAATACAACAAACCAACTATAACTATCCCTGAGACGATAACTATGAATTCAGAAGGTAACCTGACGTGTTTTACCGATGGTGGCTACCCAAAAGCTGACCTTCGCTGGTTCGACGAGCACAACACGGAGCTGACAAAGGACTCGCAAATGATGACGTCGACCAAGGGCGATCTGTTTCAGCTCTCGAGCAAGCTGGTTGTGAAGCAAGGGTCCTCTGTCTCCAAATACACCTGCGTAGTGTTCAATGCCACCGGAGGCAAAGAGGAAGAGACCACAGTCGAAGTACAGGACATGACGAACCCAAGAAATGAAG GACTGGGAAAGGATAAGGATCCAACCTCCAAAATAGTGGCTCCCGTGGTGGTCATCGGATCGCTGATCGTTGGGTTGCTGTTTGCGCTGCTGATTTACAGACGGAGATCTCAAC GTGACCATTGCCCGGTCGACACATCAGATGACAAGGAAG GTGATCCGAATTGCACAGACAACTTTGCCTGA